In one window of Posidoniimonas corsicana DNA:
- a CDS encoding tRNA modification GTPase: MLPDENDTIAAIASARGPAARGVVRLAGPDTLSVVARCVDAASAARLTSARRPEVIESARLTAEVAGVVRSIPADLYVWPGARSYVRQPSVELHLPGSPPLLECVLQTLCAQGARLAAPGEFTLRAVLSGRIDLTQAEAVLGVIDARGESDLNAALRQMAGGLAGPLGGVREDLLSLLADLEAGLDFVDEEDVTFVAPDEALRRLGEARSHVAAAARQAADRATDGEAPLAVITGPPNAGKSTLLNALDRLAGVTPGAPPAIVSDRAGSTRDLVSRLLSVDGLTLELVDTAGEVAVTTNRSIEDAAQSERRRALETAAVVIDCRAADATGPPSPTPPTPAAQTRLQVLTKADLTDSPPPPGRLAVSAQSGQGLRKLLQEVGAAAHQTAGDRMVASTANRCREALRDAETALARAEELAPAGADDLVTLELRTALDALGRVLGDASNEEVLDRIFSRFCIGK; encoded by the coding sequence ATGCTCCCCGACGAGAACGACACCATCGCCGCCATCGCCAGCGCACGCGGCCCCGCCGCGCGGGGCGTGGTGCGGCTGGCGGGCCCCGACACCCTGAGCGTGGTGGCGCGCTGCGTCGACGCCGCGTCTGCCGCTCGGCTGACCTCGGCACGGCGGCCGGAGGTGATCGAGTCGGCCCGGCTGACGGCGGAGGTTGCCGGCGTCGTCCGATCGATCCCGGCCGACCTCTACGTCTGGCCCGGCGCCCGCAGCTACGTGCGGCAGCCGTCGGTCGAGCTACACCTTCCCGGTTCGCCGCCGCTGCTGGAGTGCGTGCTGCAGACGCTGTGCGCCCAGGGCGCCCGCCTGGCGGCGCCGGGCGAGTTCACCCTCAGGGCCGTGCTGAGCGGGCGGATCGACCTCACCCAGGCTGAGGCCGTACTCGGCGTGATCGACGCCCGCGGCGAGTCCGACCTCAATGCCGCGCTGCGGCAGATGGCGGGCGGGCTGGCCGGCCCGCTCGGCGGCGTGCGCGAGGACCTGCTGTCGCTGCTGGCCGACCTCGAGGCGGGCCTCGACTTTGTCGACGAAGAAGACGTCACGTTCGTCGCGCCGGACGAGGCCCTGCGCAGGCTCGGCGAAGCGCGGTCCCACGTCGCGGCCGCCGCCCGGCAGGCCGCCGACCGCGCGACCGACGGCGAGGCGCCGCTGGCGGTCATCACCGGACCGCCCAACGCCGGCAAGAGCACGCTGCTCAATGCGTTAGACCGCCTGGCCGGCGTCACGCCCGGCGCGCCGCCGGCGATCGTCTCCGACCGCGCCGGCTCGACCCGCGACCTGGTGAGCCGCCTGCTGAGCGTCGACGGCCTCACGCTCGAGCTGGTCGACACCGCCGGCGAGGTCGCCGTCACCACCAACCGCTCGATCGAAGACGCCGCCCAGTCCGAACGCCGGCGGGCGCTCGAAACCGCCGCGGTGGTGATCGACTGCCGCGCGGCCGACGCCACGGGTCCGCCATCGCCAACACCACCGACGCCGGCCGCACAGACGCGGCTGCAAGTCCTGACCAAGGCCGACCTGACCGACAGCCCCCCGCCGCCTGGCCGCCTCGCGGTCAGTGCGCAGAGCGGCCAGGGCCTGCGCAAGCTGCTGCAAGAAGTGGGAGCGGCGGCCCACCAGACCGCCGGCGACCGGATGGTCGCCTCGACCGCCAACCGCTGCCGCGAGGCGCTCCGCGATGCCGAAACGGCCCTGGCCCGCGCCGAGGAACTCGCGCCCGCCGGCGCCGACGACCTGGTGACGCTCGAATTGCGCACGGCGCTCGATGCACTAGGCCGTGTGCTGGGCGACGCATCGAACGAGGAGGTCCTGGACCGCATCTTCAGCCGCTTCTGCATCGGCAAGTGA
- a CDS encoding M20/M25/M40 family metallo-hydrolase translates to MSLTKQTLQLALMASLLCAPAPAEEHAKMAALASIRADEALAHLEVLASDAMEGRRAGARGGRAAASYLVKQLQEMGWQGGGTEDEFYQPFPGGRRNVLAIWPGSDEQLKNEHVLIGAHYDHVGYGDRRTSFGPIGYIHNGADDNASGVAAVLEFAQAVALHDIRPRRSLIIAFWDAEELGLLGSQHWCNRPTVPIEQVPLSINIDMVGRMREDRLEVSCTRTGVGLRRLASVAADQGLWLDFTWELEDNSDHWNFLKRRVPTLMLHTGLHDDYHRPSDDVGEINTEGVRLVSRYLFDLATTAADADALPAFRWQGMNEGKSLQARRERPLPPLPADAPRPRVGISWRADDAEPGTVFLTRVAADSPAAAAGLELHDRVRMIDGETFADSRQFETLLMQRLAEDAAEIALQIERQGRVERVVIAGIQPAG, encoded by the coding sequence GTGAGTCTCACCAAACAGACGCTGCAGCTCGCCCTGATGGCCAGCCTGCTGTGCGCCCCCGCCCCCGCTGAGGAGCACGCCAAGATGGCGGCGCTGGCCTCGATCCGGGCGGACGAGGCGTTGGCCCACCTGGAGGTGCTCGCCTCGGACGCGATGGAGGGCCGCCGGGCCGGCGCCCGCGGCGGCCGCGCGGCCGCGTCCTACCTGGTCAAGCAGCTCCAGGAGATGGGCTGGCAGGGCGGCGGGACCGAGGACGAGTTCTACCAGCCGTTCCCGGGCGGCCGGCGGAATGTGCTGGCTATCTGGCCCGGCAGCGACGAGCAGCTCAAGAACGAGCACGTGCTGATCGGCGCCCACTACGACCACGTCGGCTACGGCGACCGCCGCACCAGCTTCGGCCCGATCGGCTACATCCACAACGGCGCCGACGACAACGCCAGCGGCGTGGCGGCCGTGCTCGAATTCGCCCAAGCGGTCGCGCTGCACGACATCCGACCCCGGCGGTCGCTGATCATCGCGTTCTGGGACGCCGAGGAGCTGGGGCTGCTGGGCAGCCAGCACTGGTGCAACCGGCCGACCGTGCCGATCGAGCAGGTGCCGCTGTCGATCAACATCGACATGGTAGGCCGCATGCGCGAAGACCGCCTGGAGGTTAGTTGTACCCGCACGGGCGTCGGCCTGCGGAGGCTGGCCAGCGTGGCCGCCGACCAGGGGCTGTGGCTCGACTTCACCTGGGAGCTGGAGGACAACAGCGACCACTGGAACTTCCTCAAGCGGCGCGTGCCCACGCTGATGCTGCACACCGGTCTGCACGACGACTACCACCGCCCCAGCGACGACGTCGGTGAGATCAACACCGAGGGCGTGCGGCTGGTCTCGCGTTACCTGTTCGACCTGGCCACCACCGCGGCCGACGCCGACGCGCTGCCCGCGTTCCGCTGGCAGGGCATGAACGAGGGCAAGTCGCTGCAGGCCCGCCGCGAGCGGCCCCTGCCGCCGCTGCCGGCCGACGCGCCCCGGCCGCGGGTCGGCATCTCCTGGCGGGCCGACGACGCCGAGCCCGGCACGGTATTCCTGACCCGGGTGGCGGCCGACTCGCCCGCCGCCGCGGCCGGGCTGGAGCTGCACGACCGCGTGCGGATGATCGACGGAGAGACCTTCGCCGACTCCCGCCAGTTCGAGACCCTCCTCATGCAGCGGCTGGCCGAAGACGCCGCGGAGATCGCCCTGCAGATCGAGCGGCAGGGCCGGGTGGAGCGGGTGGTGATCGCGGGGATCCAGCCCGCAGGCTGA
- the trxA gene encoding thioredoxin: MGVQEVNDDNFEAEVLQAGEPVLVDFWAPWCGPCRQIAPLVEELAGENTGAAKIVKLNVDDAPGAAQSYGVSSIPTLMVFKGGEVVDRFVGVQPKNRLQDALDAAKA; this comes from the coding sequence GTGGGCGTCCAAGAAGTCAACGACGATAACTTTGAAGCGGAAGTGCTGCAGGCTGGCGAGCCCGTGCTGGTCGACTTCTGGGCCCCCTGGTGCGGCCCCTGCCGCCAGATCGCCCCGCTGGTCGAAGAGCTGGCCGGCGAGAACACCGGCGCCGCCAAGATCGTGAAGCTCAACGTCGACGACGCCCCCGGCGCCGCGCAGAGCTACGGCGTGAGCAGCATCCCCACGCTGATGGTGTTCAAGGGCGGCGAGGTGGTCGACCGCTTTGTCGGCGTGCAGCCGAAGAACCGCCTGCAGGACGCGCTGGACGCCGCCAAGGCGTAA
- a CDS encoding thioredoxin family protein encodes MVKTPSTMLPLGTQAPDFTLPNVDGKDVSLGDFADAKGLLVVFMCNHCPFVIHIADELKRFADDYQARGLAVVGISANDVANYPDDSPEKMVAEAKSRGYTFPYLYDETQDVAIAYKAACTPDFFLFDADQKLVYRGQFDASRPGNGVPVTGEDLRAAADEVLAGKTPGEDQKPSIGCNIKWKPGGEPEYFG; translated from the coding sequence ATGGTAAAGACCCCCAGCACCATGCTGCCCCTGGGCACCCAGGCGCCCGATTTCACCCTTCCGAACGTCGACGGCAAGGACGTTTCGCTGGGCGATTTCGCCGACGCCAAGGGCCTGCTGGTGGTCTTCATGTGCAACCACTGCCCGTTCGTGATCCACATCGCCGACGAGCTGAAGAGGTTCGCCGACGACTACCAGGCCCGCGGCCTGGCCGTGGTGGGCATCAGCGCGAACGACGTGGCCAACTACCCGGACGACTCGCCGGAGAAGATGGTCGCCGAGGCCAAGTCGCGCGGCTACACGTTCCCGTACCTGTACGACGAGACGCAGGACGTCGCGATCGCGTACAAGGCGGCCTGCACGCCCGACTTCTTCCTGTTCGACGCGGACCAGAAGCTGGTCTACCGCGGCCAGTTCGACGCCAGCCGCCCCGGCAACGGCGTGCCCGTGACGGGGGAGGACCTGCGGGCGGCGGCCGACGAGGTGCTGGCCGGCAAGACCCCCGGCGAGGACCAAAAGCCGAGCATCGGCTGCAACATCAAGTGGAAGCCGGGCGGCGAGCCGGAGTACTTCGGCTAG
- a CDS encoding TRAP transporter large permease, which translates to MDVQIVLIIVAFFTMLLMNVPVAIAIGGAAFIAILSLGDTPASYVVALRMSSGIAKFSLLAIPFFVLAGQLMGEGGMARRLIEFATTLVGHLKGGLAYVCTLTCMLFGAISGSATAAVSSIGGMMIPEMQRNGYDRDKSVALTTTAATTGLMIPPSNVMIVFAVVAGDVSVGALFLAGVLPGILTGLLLMAACLVTGFSGDEQASQRSSLREVSRAALAAAPSLLLIVIVLGGILGGVFSATEAAAIAVLYAFLLTFVVYREAPLSALPQMLLRAGVTTSVIFLLIGASQAMSWVLVYQNIPQTISLTLLSLSSNPVVILLIINAVLLVVGAFMDMTPAVLIFTPIFLPVAMELGMDPVQFGIMIIVNLCIGLCTPPVGTCLFIGCGVGKTTIARVAWPMIPFLIAMVVALLIITYVPAISLWLPKALGQ; encoded by the coding sequence ATGGACGTGCAGATTGTCCTGATCATCGTCGCGTTCTTCACGATGCTGCTGATGAACGTGCCCGTGGCGATCGCCATCGGCGGCGCCGCGTTCATCGCGATCCTCTCGCTCGGCGACACGCCGGCCAGCTACGTGGTCGCGCTGCGGATGAGCTCCGGCATCGCCAAGTTCAGCCTGTTGGCGATCCCGTTCTTCGTGCTGGCGGGCCAGCTCATGGGCGAGGGCGGCATGGCCCGCCGGTTGATCGAGTTCGCCACCACGCTGGTCGGCCACCTCAAGGGCGGGCTGGCGTACGTCTGCACGCTGACCTGCATGCTGTTCGGCGCGATCTCCGGGTCGGCCACCGCGGCGGTCAGCAGCATCGGCGGGATGATGATCCCCGAGATGCAGCGCAACGGCTACGACCGCGACAAGAGCGTCGCGCTGACGACCACCGCCGCCACCACCGGGCTGATGATCCCGCCGAGCAACGTGATGATCGTGTTCGCCGTGGTGGCGGGCGACGTGTCGGTCGGGGCGTTGTTCCTGGCCGGCGTGCTGCCGGGGATCCTGACCGGGCTGCTGCTGATGGCGGCCTGCCTGGTGACCGGCTTCAGCGGGGACGAGCAGGCCAGCCAGCGGTCGTCGCTCCGCGAGGTGTCGCGGGCCGCGCTGGCCGCGGCGCCGAGCCTGCTGCTGATCGTGATCGTGCTGGGCGGCATCCTGGGCGGCGTGTTCTCAGCCACCGAGGCGGCCGCCATCGCCGTGCTGTACGCGTTCCTGCTGACGTTTGTCGTGTACCGCGAGGCGCCGCTGTCCGCGCTGCCGCAGATGCTGCTCCGGGCGGGCGTGACGACTTCGGTCATCTTCCTGCTGATCGGCGCCAGCCAGGCGATGAGCTGGGTGCTGGTCTACCAGAACATCCCGCAGACGATCAGCCTGACCCTGTTGTCGCTGTCCAGCAACCCGGTGGTGATCCTGCTGATCATCAACGCGGTGCTGCTGGTGGTCGGCGCGTTCATGGACATGACCCCGGCCGTGCTGATCTTCACGCCGATCTTCCTTCCAGTCGCGATGGAACTCGGCATGGACCCGGTTCAGTTCGGCATCATGATCATCGTGAACCTGTGCATCGGGCTCTGCACGCCGCCGGTGGGCACCTGCCTGTTTATCGGCTGCGGCGTGGGTAAGACCACCATCGCGCGGGTGGCGTGGCCGATGATCCCGTTCCTGATCGCGATGGTGGTCGCGCTGCTGATCATCACCTACGTGCCGGCCATCTCGCTGTGGCTCCCCAAGGCGCTGGGCCAGTAG
- a CDS encoding TRAP transporter small permease gives MKLGVWLLEASVAAIMAVLVLVVFWGVFTRFLLGSASQWTQEAAEYLIIWLTFLGAAAGFRRWEHLGLDWMAEKLTPDARRVLEVISALICALFAGAALLWGGYVLVSKTLATGQVTTIDFMGLPTLAKGWVYLAAPLGGVLICLFSLMRAYRIAVGAEQVGHDHGDNAPQQEA, from the coding sequence ATGAAACTTGGCGTCTGGCTCCTCGAGGCGTCGGTCGCGGCGATCATGGCCGTGCTGGTGCTGGTGGTGTTCTGGGGCGTGTTCACGCGGTTCCTGCTGGGCTCCGCCAGCCAGTGGACCCAGGAGGCCGCCGAGTACCTGATCATCTGGCTCACGTTCCTGGGCGCAGCGGCCGGGTTCCGCCGCTGGGAGCACCTGGGCCTGGACTGGATGGCCGAGAAGCTGACCCCGGACGCCCGCCGCGTGCTGGAGGTGATCTCCGCGTTGATCTGCGCGCTGTTCGCCGGCGCGGCGCTCCTGTGGGGCGGCTACGTGCTGGTCTCCAAGACGCTGGCGACCGGGCAGGTTACGACGATCGATTTCATGGGGCTGCCGACGCTCGCCAAGGGCTGGGTCTACCTGGCGGCGCCGCTGGGCGGGGTGCTGATCTGCCTGTTCTCGCTGATGCGGGCCTACCGGATCGCGGTCGGCGCCGAGCAGGTCGGCCACGATCACGGCGACAACGCACCGCAGCAGGAAGCCTAG
- a CDS encoding TRAP transporter substrate-binding protein: MLGKSNSFLVVGLCAGVLAATLGFAMMRGASGAVAGEAPARVLKLAHSLDEKHPVHLAMLYMAGVLDQKSQGQLRLQIYANGSLCGEAESIEQMQQGVLDLAKTSTAPLESFVPEMAVLGVPYVFTSDDQYWRVLDGEVGQELLDAGQGVGLKGLCFYDAGARSFYTVKRPILKPEDLEGLKIRVQQSKTAIAMVDALGGSPTPIEWGELYSALQTSTVDGAENNLPSYFSNRHFEVCRHFSLSRHTRVPDVLLCSGDTWNSLSAEEQGWLQQAADESARMQRKLWDLETERVLGVLAAEGVSVHEPDLAPFAEKVKGLHQSYDGAPIGDLLRRIAEE; this comes from the coding sequence ATGCTTGGCAAATCCAACTCATTCCTCGTTGTGGGCCTCTGCGCCGGCGTGCTCGCGGCGACCCTCGGCTTCGCCATGATGCGGGGCGCGTCGGGCGCGGTCGCGGGCGAAGCCCCCGCGCGGGTGCTGAAGCTCGCCCACAGCCTCGACGAGAAGCACCCCGTGCACCTGGCGATGCTGTACATGGCCGGCGTGCTGGACCAGAAGTCGCAAGGCCAGCTGCGGCTGCAGATCTACGCCAACGGATCGCTCTGCGGCGAGGCCGAGTCGATCGAGCAGATGCAGCAGGGCGTGCTCGACCTGGCCAAGACGTCCACCGCGCCGCTGGAGAGCTTCGTCCCCGAGATGGCCGTGCTGGGCGTGCCGTACGTGTTCACCAGCGACGACCAGTACTGGCGGGTGCTGGATGGGGAGGTCGGCCAGGAGCTGCTCGACGCCGGCCAGGGCGTGGGGCTCAAGGGGCTCTGCTTCTACGACGCCGGCGCCCGCAGCTTTTACACCGTGAAGCGGCCCATCCTCAAGCCCGAGGACCTGGAGGGGCTGAAGATCCGCGTTCAGCAGAGCAAGACCGCCATCGCGATGGTCGACGCGTTGGGCGGTTCGCCAACGCCCATCGAGTGGGGCGAGCTGTACTCGGCGCTGCAGACCAGCACCGTGGACGGCGCCGAGAACAACCTGCCGAGCTACTTCTCGAACCGGCACTTCGAGGTCTGCCGCCACTTCAGCCTCAGCCGCCACACCCGCGTCCCCGATGTGCTGCTGTGCAGCGGCGACACCTGGAACTCGCTGTCCGCCGAGGAGCAGGGCTGGCTGCAGCAGGCGGCCGACGAGTCGGCCCGCATGCAGCGCAAGCTCTGGGACCTTGAGACCGAGCGCGTGCTCGGCGTGCTGGCGGCCGAGGGCGTGAGCGTGCACGAGCCGGACCTGGCGCCCTTCGCCGAGAAGGTGAAGGGGCTGCACCAGAGCTACGACGGCGCCCCGATCGGCGACCTCCTGCGACGGATTGCGGAGGAGTAG
- a CDS encoding transglutaminase family protein: MRYRITHTTKYSYTDPVAVCHNLVHLSPRDLPRQTRSGYRLIILPDPSDVLHQTDAFGNPVEYFSILEAHRGLSLSATSEVEVREAPAPGAGAPWEQVRDALPQAAPDAVIRPYLYAFPSAKAPVAAALAEYARAAFTPARPIVDALREFTTRVNQDFKYDPRATTVSTPVMEAFEQRAGVCQDFAHVAIACLRSIGLAARYVSGYLRTLPPPGKPRLVGADASHAWVSLYCGEDGWVDADPTNAVLPGTDHITIAHGRDYADVCPIQGVYVGGGGHTMDVSVDVAPIKN; this comes from the coding sequence ATGCGTTACCGGATCACCCACACCACCAAGTACTCGTACACCGACCCGGTGGCGGTCTGCCACAACCTGGTGCACCTCTCGCCGCGCGACCTGCCGCGGCAGACCCGCTCCGGCTACCGGCTGATCATCCTGCCCGACCCGTCGGACGTGCTCCACCAGACCGACGCGTTCGGCAACCCCGTGGAGTACTTCTCGATCCTCGAGGCGCACCGCGGGCTGTCGCTATCAGCGACCAGCGAGGTCGAGGTGCGCGAGGCGCCCGCCCCCGGCGCCGGCGCGCCCTGGGAGCAGGTCCGCGACGCGCTGCCGCAGGCGGCGCCCGACGCGGTGATCCGCCCGTACCTGTACGCGTTCCCCTCGGCCAAGGCGCCCGTCGCTGCGGCGTTGGCCGAGTACGCGAGGGCGGCGTTCACGCCGGCGCGGCCGATTGTGGACGCGCTCCGCGAGTTCACCACCCGCGTCAACCAGGACTTCAAGTACGACCCCCGCGCCACCACCGTCAGCACCCCGGTCATGGAGGCCTTCGAGCAGCGGGCCGGGGTGTGCCAGGACTTCGCCCACGTGGCGATCGCGTGCCTGCGTTCTATCGGGCTGGCGGCGCGTTACGTTAGCGGCTACCTGCGGACGCTCCCCCCGCCGGGAAAGCCGCGGCTGGTGGGCGCAGACGCGTCGCACGCGTGGGTGTCGCTCTATTGCGGCGAGGACGGCTGGGTCGACGCGGACCCGACCAACGCCGTGCTGCCGGGGACCGACCACATCACCATCGCCCACGGTCGCGACTACGCCGACGTCTGCCCGATCCAGGGCGTGTATGTCGGCGGCGGCGGGCACACGATGGACGTGTCGGTCGACGTGGCGCCGATAAAGAACTAA
- a CDS encoding circularly permuted type 2 ATP-grasp protein, with product MQGQRQTQLSGFASQPAADASPLSGYRPAPNAYDELVDPRGGFRARWLPFASQLERLGTLELKRRWAHSQRLIHANGVAYSPHRSSNGRRRPWTLDPFPLIITSQEWKVVAEGLAQRARVLELALQDLYGPQTLIRDGVLPAELLYCHPGYLLPLRRRPEDPAPPAAERMLRFYAADLGRAPDGSWWVLSDRTESPSGIGFALENRIVVSRMMPEPFRDCRALRLAGHFAHLREVLGSIAPQRVRNPGIAILSQGPGNPNYFEDAYLARYLGYMLVEGEDLTVRQRRLWLKTLEGLVPIDVLVRRPNSEHCDPLELGGESPAGVAGLIQAARGGALSLVNPIGSGLVESPVFMAFLPRLCQKLLGEKLKLPGVATWWCGEQASLEYVTQNIDRLILKRAYRLRGEESLLTAELHDTPREQLIEKIRQDPRSYVAQERVERSSAPRWEEGRVQTCRVALRAFATADAKGEFKVLEGALARTTSSAQTLETSVLSGEGSKDVWITSELPVEAISLLSHEDEPVALVRFGAELPSRVADNSYWLGRNLERADAKARLVRTVANRLTGENDPMQLVELPYLLRALADEGLIEPGYAVAEMRELLPHVDRSLPSQVLNSQQPSSLAASVENVFHSAAKVRDRLSRDAWRLLLRVSDAFRSQESMPRDLTDLINATDELIADLAAIGGLVVESMTRTQFYRFLDIGRRLERAAQLVELLSACLIETQPSVRPLLEALLETSDSIMTYRSRYRSNMRFVAALDLLLTDQSNPRSLAFQLDTLERHIGKLPRSDDEPQGASLEQRLVMSMTHAVRMADVEALAEAHEMGNQKPLAELLEMFARDLPALSNAIALKYLVHAGAPRQLSPL from the coding sequence ATGCAAGGCCAGCGGCAGACCCAACTCAGCGGCTTCGCATCGCAGCCCGCCGCGGACGCCTCGCCGCTGAGTGGTTACCGCCCCGCCCCCAACGCGTACGACGAGCTGGTCGACCCGCGGGGCGGGTTCCGGGCGCGCTGGCTCCCTTTTGCGTCGCAGTTAGAACGGCTCGGCACGCTGGAGCTGAAACGCCGCTGGGCGCACTCGCAGCGGCTGATCCACGCCAACGGCGTCGCGTACAGCCCGCACCGGTCGTCCAACGGCCGGCGGCGTCCGTGGACGCTCGACCCGTTCCCGCTGATCATCACCTCGCAAGAGTGGAAGGTCGTCGCCGAGGGCCTGGCGCAGCGGGCGCGTGTGCTGGAGCTCGCGCTGCAGGACCTCTACGGGCCGCAGACGCTGATCCGCGACGGCGTGCTGCCGGCCGAGCTGCTGTACTGCCACCCGGGCTACCTCCTGCCGCTGCGGCGCCGCCCCGAGGACCCCGCGCCCCCGGCCGCCGAGCGGATGCTCCGGTTCTACGCCGCCGACCTGGGCCGCGCGCCCGACGGGTCTTGGTGGGTGCTGTCGGACCGCACCGAGTCCCCCTCCGGGATCGGCTTCGCGCTGGAGAACCGCATCGTCGTCTCGCGCATGATGCCCGAGCCGTTCCGCGACTGTCGCGCGCTGCGCCTGGCGGGCCACTTCGCCCACCTGCGCGAGGTGCTCGGGTCGATCGCGCCGCAGCGGGTGCGCAACCCGGGCATCGCGATCCTCAGCCAAGGGCCGGGCAACCCCAACTACTTCGAGGACGCGTACCTGGCCCGCTACTTGGGCTACATGCTGGTCGAGGGCGAGGACCTCACGGTGCGTCAGCGGCGGCTGTGGCTCAAGACGCTCGAGGGCCTGGTGCCGATCGACGTGCTCGTGCGGCGCCCCAACAGCGAGCACTGCGACCCGTTGGAGCTGGGCGGCGAGTCGCCGGCCGGCGTCGCGGGTTTGATCCAGGCCGCCCGCGGCGGCGCGTTGTCGCTGGTCAACCCAATCGGCAGCGGGCTGGTAGAGTCGCCCGTGTTCATGGCGTTCCTGCCGCGGCTCTGCCAGAAGCTGCTGGGCGAGAAGCTCAAGCTGCCGGGCGTTGCGACCTGGTGGTGCGGCGAGCAGGCCTCGCTGGAGTACGTGACGCAGAACATCGACCGGCTGATCCTGAAACGCGCCTACCGGCTGCGCGGCGAGGAGAGCCTGCTGACCGCCGAGCTCCACGACACCCCGCGCGAGCAGCTGATCGAGAAGATCCGGCAGGACCCGCGCAGCTACGTGGCGCAGGAGCGGGTCGAGCGCTCCTCCGCGCCCCGCTGGGAAGAAGGCCGCGTGCAGACCTGCCGCGTGGCGCTGCGGGCGTTCGCTACGGCGGACGCCAAGGGCGAGTTCAAGGTGCTCGAGGGCGCGCTCGCGCGGACCACCTCCAGCGCCCAGACGCTCGAGACCTCGGTCCTGTCTGGCGAGGGCAGCAAGGACGTCTGGATCACCAGCGAGCTGCCGGTCGAGGCGATCTCGCTCCTCTCGCACGAGGACGAGCCGGTCGCGCTGGTGCGGTTCGGCGCCGAGCTGCCCAGCCGCGTGGCGGACAACAGCTACTGGCTGGGCCGCAACCTGGAGCGGGCCGACGCCAAGGCGCGGCTGGTCCGCACGGTCGCCAACCGGCTGACCGGCGAGAACGACCCGATGCAGCTTGTCGAGCTGCCGTACCTGCTGCGGGCGTTGGCCGACGAGGGCCTGATCGAGCCGGGCTACGCGGTCGCCGAGATGCGCGAGCTGCTGCCGCACGTGGACCGCTCGCTGCCGTCGCAGGTGCTCAACTCGCAGCAGCCCAGCTCGCTCGCCGCGTCGGTGGAGAACGTGTTCCACTCGGCCGCCAAGGTGCGCGACCGCTTGTCGCGCGACGCGTGGCGGCTGCTGCTGCGGGTGAGCGACGCGTTCCGCTCGCAGGAGTCGATGCCCCGCGACCTGACCGACCTGATCAACGCCACCGACGAGCTGATCGCCGACCTGGCCGCCATCGGCGGCCTCGTGGTCGAGAGCATGACCCGCACCCAGTTCTACCGGTTCCTGGACATCGGCCGTCGGCTGGAACGCGCCGCGCAGCTCGTGGAGCTGCTGTCGGCCTGCCTGATCGAGACCCAGCCCTCCGTGCGGCCGCTGCTCGAGGCGCTGCTCGAGACCTCCGACAGCATCATGACCTACCGCTCCCGGTACCGGTCAAACATGCGCTTCGTCGCGGCGCTCGATCTGCTGCTGACCGACCAGAGCAACCCGCGCAGCCTGGCGTTCCAGCTCGACACGCTGGAGCGGCACATCGGCAAGCTGCCCCGCAGCGACGACGAGCCCCAGGGCGCGTCGCTCGAGCAGCGGCTGGTGATGTCGATGACGCACGCCGTGCGGATGGCGGACGTCGAGGCGCTGGCCGAGGCCCACGAGATGGGCAACCAGAAGCCGCTGGCCGAGCTGCTCGAGATGTTCGCCCGCGACCTGCCGGCGTTGTCCAACGCGATCGCGCTGAAGTACCTTGTGCACGCGGGGGCGCCGCGGCAGCTTTCGCCCCTCTAG